The segment GCGCTGACCCTTCTCGGTGGCGCGGTCGAGGACTTGCCCCCGCTGTACGATATCTTCACCGTCGATTCCGAGTCGCCGAACGTGACGCCTTCAGGACAGCCGAAGCTGAACGTGAACACGGGCGCCGAGAACGAAATGGTCGACCTCGGCATACCGGAGGATTTGGCCGACGCCATCACCGATCGGCGGCGCGACGAAGGAACGTTTGCGTCGTGGGCCGAACTGTTTCAAGTTCCGGGCGTAACGCTGCAGAACGTCGACGTACTATTAGATATCTTGACGTTTGCGACGACTAACGAATCACGCGGGATGATCAACGTCAACACCGCGACCGAAGCGACGCTGTTCTCCATCCCGGGGCTGACTTCGGACATCATCCAAGCGATTCTCGACCGCCAAGGCACGTTCATCACGCTAGGCGACCTGGCGGGTATCCCCGGCATAACCCTTGACGCCCTCGGTGGGATCGCTGGCATGACAACGACCGGCTCCCAGTCGTTCGTGATTCGCGCGATGGGCGTTTTCGGCGGCAGGTCGGTAGCCTTGCAGGCGTTTGTCGTGCTGGGCGAATTCGGCCCAGAAATCCGTCGCACAGTCCGGTTTCCGTTTGCTGACGTGGCGTTTCGCTGGGGCTGGAATGAGGAGGCCGGCTTCGATTCCGAGCTGATCAACTGACTATGAGGGCTGACCAACCGATTCCCGTCATTGAGTGGTCTCAGAACGGCGTACGGGCGTACGATCCGCTCGCCGATCAGACCGTCGTCGGTGCCGATGTCCGGGAGGCGCTGGCAAAGATCGGTTCGCCGCCGGTTGTTGGGCTTTGCCTCGGCAGACGCGCGTCCTTCGTGCGGGAGTTCTACACTCCGAACGTGTCGCGCCAAGACGCACGCACTGTTATTCAGCTCCAGCTCAAGCAGCTGTTCCCGCTTGATCCAGCGGACGTCGCGTTCGACTTTTGGCCCAGCGAAGAGCTGACGTCCGAAGGCAGAATCACGACGGTCGCCGCTGCATCGGGCGAAACGTTGCGCGCGGCGCGCAAGGCCGTCGAAGAGGCGGGGGCAAAGATCGCGTGGAGCGCTCCTTCCGCAGTCGGCTCTGCCAGCCTAGCTGGAGACAGCGCTGAAGCGGTGATCGTTGACGCGCACAACGGCGACCTGACGTTGGACGTCGTCAAGCGCGGGAAGGTCGTGCACAGCAGGATCGTCACTGATCCCGGAGACGTCGATGGGCGAAATGCCGAGTTGGAGCGCACTATCGCGGCAGCTAGCCTCAATGGTGCTACTGTGCTCGTCGCATCCGGTGTCGACCTTGGAAGCGATACCACCCGGACGGATAGCAGCGCGTTGAAGGCGATGGCGTCGCACTCTGCGGGCTTGCTCGACATCGAGCTGCCCGAGCACTATGCCAAGCGGGTCAAACGATCGATCCAAAACCGGGCGCGCCTCGCGGTTTTTTCTTGGGCCGCCGTGTTGATCGTCGGGACGTTCTTCTATTTAGGCCGGTACGACGCGGCAAAGGTCATCTCCGACGCGACCGTAGTTGCGAACAGGCGCCAGTCGAGCGCCGAGAGTGCGCTCGCCGGCAGGCGGGATAGCCTCAACTCCGCGACGCGCAAGGTCAGCGTGCTGAATCAGGCGTTCGCTCCGTCGCAGCCGGCGGTCGATGTTCTGACGCTGGTGTCGAACTCGATGCCGGAAGGAGCATGGCTGACCGGCCTGACCTGGGAGAGGGGCAAGCCCATCCAGATTCGCGGCACCGCGCTGAACAGGGATCTCGTGTCCGGGCTGATCGCCAGCCTCGCCTTGAACGAGCGATTGCGCGATGTTGAGCTGCAGTATGCGAACGACGGCGAAATAGAAACCACACCGGTCGTGCAGTTCAACGTGACCGCGCACGTCGTCGGCAACCTGCCGCTCGCCGAGACGACGAGGAAAGCTAGGAGGACGCGACGATGATGCCAAAAGCCAAGATGTATAGCCTCGCGACGATTGCGGCGGCAGTCGTCCTCGTTGTCGTCGTGGCGGCCGAGGTCCTCGTGTCGAAGCCGGTGGCCGAAATCGACGACGGCTCGCGCGCCGCAGATCTGCAAAAAACAGGACGTGACACGGAGAACCTGCAGGCAGATCTCGTCGATGCGACTGCTGAGGTTTCGAAGCTCACCTGGTATCTGACGGTTGACGAGATCGCTCCCGCTGCGATGAAATGGGTGACCGAGCACGCGGGCGAGCACTTCATCGAAGTCAGCTCGTTCAGGCCGCAGAGAAGGACGGACGTCGACGGCCTTGTCCAACTCAACTACCTCGTGATCGCCGAGGGCGCTTTTCCCGACATGATGGATTTCGTGCGGGCGTTCGAGGATGAAGATAGCCTCATGGCCGTGAAGCTGGTGCAGCTCTCCGGCGTCGATGGGGTCACGGACAGGGTCAGGGCGACGATCGGCATCGCCACGTTCGTCGAGGGAGCGACCGATGAAAAGTAAGTACACGAGGCCGCTTGTCTGGCTGGGAGTGCTGGTTATCGCCGCCCTCGGCTTGTGGCTCACGAGAAATACTGGGACGGACGGTTTGACGGCCAAATCCCGCACCGCTTCCAGCGCCAACAGCGACCTGCCGGATGGCTTCACGCAGGAAGATTTCGATGCTAGGTTCGAAAGACTGAACGAAGAGCTGAAGAATGCGTTCTACCCGGTAGTAGCGCGGGCAGGATCGGGCTTTGGCGGCGGGCTGGCGCCGAACGAGATTCCGGCGTCGTATACTGGCGGTGAGGCTGGCTGGTTCTATACAGGCTCGTTTTACGTGGACGGCGTTCCCCTTGCCGTACTCGAGAACCTGGCGACGGACGAGGGACTGTACCTATATGTGGGCGAAAAAGTGAAGGAAGCGACGATAACGAAGATCGCGCCTTCGTACATAGAGATACGGGGAATTGGCGGTCAGGAGAAGCGGTTGAACCTGATGGGCGGCCCGGACGAGTCCGACGACCTCTTTGAGGGAGCGATTATTGAGCCCGTGAGGCCGGACGTTGCCGGTTTTCTTGGGACAGACGAATTGAACGGTGTAAACTTTGAACTCGAATCGGGTTCGGACAGAATTGAGGATACTAATGAGAACTAAGTTGATGTTGTTGCTGCTGGCGTTGGCCGTCTTTGTGCCGATGCAGGCCCTCGCCCAGTTTGGCGATGGCGGGAACATGCAAGGCACTCCCGTGTGGGAGCAGTTCGAACTGGACAAAGATAAGCGGATCACGATGAACTTCCGCAAGGCGAGCGTAGACAGCGTAATCCTGCTGTTGGCCCGCGAATCGGGCGTCACGATCGTCAAGGATCCGAAGCTGACTGAAAAGGTGACTCTGATCACTCCTAAGCCAGTCTCGCTCGCAGAGGCGTTCGCAACGCTGAACGCCCAGCTCAAGCTGATGAACTACGAACTCGCCAAGGATGAGGGCGTCATGGTGATCCGGGCGCGTCAGCAGCGCGGCGGCGGGATGGACGAAGACGCGATCCGTCGCATGATCGAAGGTGCTGGTCAGAACCGCGACAACAACGTGCTCAAGGTGTATCGCATTCAGTACGCCAACGCGAGCGCGGTCGCACGCGTGGTCAACGACGTCTTCCTCCAGCAGGATCAGACCAATCCGTTCGTTCAGATGTTTAGCCGAGGTCGCGGCGGTCGCGGCGGTCGCGGGGGCTTCTCGTTCCGCGGCCAGAGTTCCGGTTCGCAGACTGGCGCGACGGTTCGCGCATCGTCAGACGACTTCAGCAACACCGTAATCGTCAACGCTCCGCGCGACAAGCAGCTAGAAGTCGAGGCGCTGATCGAGGAGATCGATCAGCAGACCGAGACTCCGCAGACCGTCAAGGTTTATCCGCTTGAGTTCGCGCTGGCAGAGAACGTCGTGCCGACGATCCAGAGCGTCATGGCGGCGAATGAGACAACCGGGCGGGGCGGACAGTCGGGGAACGCGGACTTTTTCAGCCGGATCAGCAGATTGCGCAGCGGCGTGACGGCAGGCGGTTCGGTCATCGCCGACGTGCGCACGAACTCGCTCATCATCACGGCGACCGACCAGAACCATGAGACGCTGGCCCAGGTCATCAGCGAGTTGGACCACGACGTGCCATACGTCGCCACGACGTTCGTATTCCCGCTCGACAATGCGCGGGCGGACGATGTCGCAGAGCTTCTGAACCAGGCGTTCCAGCAGCAGCGCGGCGGGAACCGTGGAGGAACAAACCGCGGCACCACGAATCGTGGAACCCAAAGCAACCGAAACAACCGAAACCAAGGTAATCGCGGTGGTGGCGGAGGCGGTCGGGGAGTGGAAGGCTCGAACTCGCTCGAGTACGAGTTGGAAGACCCCGATCTCGACTACGGCGAGCTGCTGACGATGGTCACATACGGTGGCGGAGGCGGATTCGGCCAGGCGCAGAACCAGGGCGGAGTCGGGAGAGGGCTCGGCGGGCAGGTTATCAACACGTTGCAGGCGCAGGGCCAGGTCACGATCATCGCAGACCCAAACACCAACAGCCTGATCGTCATCGGCTCGCCCGAAATCGCAGAGATGGTCCGCAACCTGCTGTCCCAGCTCGACAGAATCCCCGAGCAGGTGATGATCGAGACGATCATTGTCGAGGCAACCCTCGACGAGAGCACGAAGCTCGGAGTCGAGTGGAGCTTGGTCAGCGGCAACTTCCTGGGCAGCGGTGCCACCGGCCTTGGCGAGACCGACTTCGGGCTCGGCAACCAGAATCCGCCCGCACAAGGGTTCCGCTACACCGTTACTGGCGGTAATTTGGGCGTTTTCCTGAACGCGCTGCAGACCGATGAGAAGTTCAAGGTGCTGTCCACTCCGCGCATCTTCACGTCGAACAACGTCGAGGCCGAGATCAACATCAGCCAGAGCGTGCCGTTCATCGTGAGCCAGCGCGTGGACGTCAACGGCAACTTCATATTCAACTACTCCTTCCAAGACGTTGGAATCGTTCTGACGGTCACTCCGCACATCTCCGCCAACGGCATGGTGACGCTCGACGTGGTCCAGACGGCCAACGATCTGCAGGGCTTCACCGACTTCAACGCTCCGATCGTCAATCAGCGAATGGCAAGAACGACTGTCAGCGTAATGGACGGCGAGACGATCATTCTTGGCGGCATCATGCGCAGCCAAGTGCGGACGACCGTCAAGAAGATTCCGATCCTCGGCGACATTCCGATCCTCGGTCAACTGTTCAGATCGACGGACAAGCGGGAAGAGATGACCGAACTGATCGTCTTCCTGACGCCGCGCGTGGTTCGCAGCCCTGAGGACGCCGAGCGATTGAGGAGGGATTCGGTCGACAGGCTTTCCGATCAGTCGAAATCTGATTATAACAAGGTGCGCCCGCCGAAGACGGGCGGCGACGACAAGAAAACAGGCAACGGAAATGGCAACTAAAACTATTGTAATCGTCGCGATGATCGCGGCTCTGTTGATGACGGCAACGGCGTTCGCCCAGCGCGGCGGTGACCGTGGTCAGCGACGCGGCGGCGATCAGGGCGGTCGCATGCGCGGCGGCAACTTCCAGATGATGGGTCAAAGAGGAATGAGGAGCGAGGCGGAGCTTCTCAACCGCTCAGATGTGCAGAAGGACATCAAATTGACCGCCGACCAGAAGACCAAGTTGGAAGCCCTGCGCGAGGAGCTAGGAGAAGCGATGCGCGCTCGCTTCGCTGGCGGGCGCGGCGGTCGCGATGGCGGCGGCAGCGGCGGCGGTACCTTCGATAGGGAGGCGATGCGAGAGGAGATGGACGCCGTCCGCAAGGAGGTCAACGAAAAGACGAAGGCCATCCTCACCGATGAGCAGTGGACTCGCCTCGGTCAGATCAGGATTCAGCTGGCCAGCGTTAGAGCCGTGATGGATCCTGAGATCGAAAAGAAGCTTGGCCTGAAGGCTACGCAGAAGATCGAGATCAACAAGCTCAACGAAGCGTTGAACCAAGCCAACGGGCAGATTCGCAGCAACGGCCGTGAAAACGGCATCGATTCGGCGCAGATTAACGCCGAAATTGCCAAGAACAACGAGATCATGAACGCTGAGATCGACAAGGTCTTGACGAAAGAGCAGCTTGCGATCTGGAGCGAAATGAAGGGCAAGCCGTTCGAGGCCGATCCGAACATCCAGACAAGGGGTGGTGCCGGGTTCGGTCGCGGAGGCGATCGGACAGGCGGCGGCGGTCGCGGTGGCGGCTCCACCGGCGGCGGATAGTCTTCGCAACTACTGCTCTGGGAAGCCTCACCGCTTAGTGCCGTGAGGCTGCTTGTTTTTGGTGCGCCGAGCTCCTTGCGGTCGATGACTTGATTGAGCAGACGGGCACGCCTAACGCGAGGAACTCGCTTTCGTGCGCCCAGGCCGTTTGCTCGCGGGGATCATCCGGCGCGACGCTGTAAATTCGCTTGGGTATTGTCAGAGTACTCTGCCATGAGCTCCTCGATTTCTGGAAGTATCTCCAAGAAATGTTCGACGAGCTGCGGATCGAGGTGGATGCCAGCGAGGTTCCTTAGTTCTTTCACGGCCTCATCGACGCCCCATGCCTGCTTGTAGGGACGGGAGGATACAAGCGCATCGAAGACGTCGCAGACCGCGCAAATGCGGCCGGACAACGGGATGTCGCTTTCCCTTAAGCCACTCGGATAGCCGGTGCCGTTCCACTTTTCGTGATGGGTCAACGCGATCTGCTCGGCCATTTCGATGAGAGAGTGATCGCTGCCGGCGAGAATGTTGGCGCCTATGATCGGGTGCTTTCTAATGATCGCAAGCTCCTCATCGCTCAATTTGCCGGGTTTAAGAAGAATTTTGTCAGGGATGCCGATCTTCCCTATGTCGTGCATCGGACTGGCCTGACGCAACAGCTTGCATTCCTCTGTTGCTAGGCCAACCGCCCGCCCGAGCGCCTCACAGAAGAGGCTTATTCGTATGATATGGAAACCGGTCTTATCGTCGCGACACTCTACAGCGCGGACAAGTCGATCTATCAATTCAGACTTGCTTTTCTCCAGCTGTTCCTCGGCGTGCACCCTCTCCGTTATGTCCTCGACTAAGACGAGATACCGGCTCTCTTTCCAACGGGATTCTAAGGTGCTAGACCAGAACCATCTCGAGTGTCCAGGCGACCCATTTGTGCCCTCGCTCCGAGAGTGGTGTACCGCACATGAAGCGTCTCCTTTTCCCAGCTGTTCTAAGACCTTTTTCGCCTCGTTGCTGTCGTCGTCCCCAAAAAATATGCCAGGAAGGTCGAACAAGTTCTTTCCGACCACCTCTTCGCCTCCGAATCCGAAGATTGACTCGGCAGAGCCAGCCCAGATCCGAATTTCGAAGTCGTCATACATTTCGATGACTCCGAGCGGTGTGTTGCCCAGATGATTCTGCAGCGTCTCTGCGGTGCGGTTGACCTTGTTGCGCAACGCTCCTGCCATGATGCCGAGAACCGGAGCGGCAGTAGCAAGGAACACCGCATGCACGCAGATCAACGCGTCCGTGTCGTGTTGCGGGTGCCGGCTAGCTACCATGAATAAGGCGTACGCCACGGCGATCAAACTGCTGAGCACGCCTGACTCGAGGCCTGCAACGAAACCCGAGACGATGACTGCCACCAGAACGATGGGCGCAGCTTCCGGATATCCGGAAAACGTGGTAGTGAGAACCTCTACTATCGCGACGCCAACCAGCACGGCGATCGGTGCGAGCACCTTGCGCCACAGAGCGCGACCTTTGCCCCTAGACATAAAGCCATCGCGCGGCCGGATCGACCTTCCGTCAAAAACCCTTGAATTCATAACAGAGAAGAGCTCCGATGATTATTATCGGACGTTACTCCACTGTCTATTAGGGAAATGATACGTCCAGGCTCGCACTGAGCCTGCCGATTGTCAGCTTTGACCGACCTTCCACCCGCAAGCGCAGGCATCGGAGGGGCGGCCAGACGCACCCGTGTACTACGGTCTATCCGCTCTGGCCTGCCAAGAAAGCCCGAGCAGCCGATAACGAGAAGGTCCATAGGAAGGAGGGTGCCTGCGGCGACGGTGCGCCGCCGAGAGTCCGGCCCGTTTCCCGCTCGGCTGGCAAATTCGACGGAATCTCACCCTTATCAGGGCACCGCGAGTGTCAGCCTGCAGGCGTCAGGGAACCGCGCGACAGTTCCCAAGTCCCTCCCCCGGCCTGTCAGCTTCCGACGCCGACCACCTCCGTGGCCGGGGGAGGTTAGGTGGGGGCCACACCCCTTTTTTAACTGGCAGAACCCCACGCGTGTCAGCCCCCGCGTGTCAGCTCCCGGCGAACGTCAGTCCCCGCGCGACAGCCCCTCGATCGCCTCTGCGATCTGTAGCCGGTGCCCTTCAAGCAGCCGAACGTCGCGCGAGTAATCGTTCAACGCCTTGACGAGCTTTTCGGGAACTGTCAGCAAAGCTTCGGCGCTCTCAAGCCGCGCATCAGGTACGCCCCGCTCCCGAGCGGCGGCGATCGCTTTCTCCAACAGGACGTAGTACTCGTAGTCTTCGATGCCGTCGCGAAAGTTCTCGAACCGTATCGTCGTCAGCGGCCCGTCCGGGCCGGGACAGATTATGCTCCCGTCACCATTGCTCACCCCGGTAAAGGGGTTCCAGTCCGTGTACGGCCCCTTGGTGATCGGGCTGTCATTTCCGAACCACCAATCACTCGCCCAATAGCCAAAGCCGTCCGGTTTGTACTTCTGCGTCATCGCGCCCAAGAGGAGACGAATCCCGACTGCGTCGTGTTCAACTTGGAAGTCCGGGTACGGATAGCCCGGCCAGAAAGTGGTATACCACGTGACTCGGTTACCGTTTGCACGGGCCGCTTTGATCTTCGGGATGTACTCCTCGGAATCAAATGCAAATATGGGTGTTATCCATACGTCGATCACTTCGGACAGACCATTTTCAGTGCCGTAGTTTGGATCGCGGGCTGATGTGAGCGTGCGCACTCCGGGCAGAGCTTCACGGACACGTTTGGCCACGTCCATGAGAGTGTCGAACAGGTCCTCGCGCACTTCGTCGAACATGTATATGTAGCAAAGATCCGCCGCACCGGCCTTCTTGAAAACCTCGTATGCCGCCTTTGCTTCTTCGATGCCTCTTGTGACATATTCGTCGTAGCCCGCGATTTCTTCGCCACTGTCGCTATCAGCGGTCTTGGGCTGCCGGATATAGCGCAGGCACCACGAATCAAGCCCGCTGGCAACCAACCTCTTGACAAATTCAACCGTCGGCGGTTCCTCGTTCTGACGATAGGCGTTGTTCATGTTGACCCGATGCGCCTGCAGGAAGTCAACGTACCGCCAGTACATGTCCTGGTTCCAGGCGTCACCATGAAGGCGCTCAAGTTCATTCTCGAAAGTGGCAATCATGAAGGGAAAGCTTCGCTCTTTCGGTATGTCGAAGCCGAACACCCGGACCTCGACCGGTATCGTCTGCTCCGCCGCGTTAGCCGGCGAGACGGTCACGCGCCCCCGATACACCCCCGCGCTCTGCCCGGCAGGGCAAGTGACGCTCAGCCAAAGGCTCTGAACCTTGCCCGCCTCCACGTCGAATCGCTCGACGAAGGGAAGGATCGGATCGGGAAACCAGCCCGTACGCTCATACGGAAACACTATCCTCTCATCAACCTTCGTCAGCACATAGCCCATGACCGAGAGCGTTACTGCCGATTCCGGTAGCACGACCCCGTCCGGGCCCTTGAGCTCCGAGACGGAGAACTCGACGTCGCGCAACGGCTCCGTCCCGGCCGCGATGACGATCTGCCCGGCCTCCACCTCCCCTCCCGCGACCGCGAATTTGACCGTCTCTCTGTGCGGGCCATCTGTGAGCGGAACGTCGGGCAAGACCTTCACCATCGACGACTCGGCGACCAGCAGGTACGTGTTGCCTGTTGAAGGCCCCGCAGCCACGCCATCGAACGCAAAAAGGAGAAACGCTATCTGCAAAGAACTGATCATCATTTGATTGCCCGAATCGAGGGCAAGCTTTGGCGAGGATCGACGCCAGCGCAACTCAGCCTCGGGGCCATATTACTCAACCCGGCGCGACAGCTGCCAAGTCCCTCTCCCGGCCTGCAATCTTCCTATGCCGACGACCTCTGTGGCCGGGGAAGGCTAGGAGGGGGCCAAATCTCTTTCACAACTGGAAGAACCCCACCCAAGTCAGCCCGCGAGTGTCAGTCCCCGCGAATCAGCGAAGCGCGCGACCCCAAAGTTAAAGGCCCCCGTCCGCAAGCGGAGGGGGCCGTGTGTGTGGGAGGAGGAAGTAAAAACGTCTATGCCAGCGCGGGTTCCTGAACCCGCAACCCCGCCTCTACATATTCGTCGAACCCGCCCGTCAGGTTGCAGACATCTTGAAAACCGTTGTTCTTTAGGATGCTGGCAGCGGTGCAAGACCGAACTCCACCGGCACAATGGACGATGACACGCTTGCCCTTCGGGAGTTCGTCGAGCCGACTTTCAAGGTAGCCGAGCGGAATGTGCAGGCTGCCAGGCACGAAACCTTCCTCGCGCTCCGTCGCGCTTCGCACATCCAGGATCACGGTATTTCCGCTCGCCGCCATATCCGCCATCTCGCTAGCCCTAGTCTGTTCGACGGTCATGAGCTCGCCGTTGTTGCTGGCGTAGGACTGAATCTCCTCCGGGCCGTACCAGCCACGAACGTCGTCGAGACCGATTGTCACCAGGTCTCGCACCGCTTGCGACACCTGTTGTTCGCTCTCCGCGAGGAAGTAGATCGGCTTGTCGTACGGGACGAGCCAGCCAGCCCAATTCGTGAATCCCTTGGCCATTGCAATGTGGACGCTTCCGGGCAACAGCCCTGCCATTACCTTGCCAGAGTCTCTAATGTCGACGACCGTGTTCTCGCCGCTCAGTACATCGGTCAGGCTTTCAGCCGACTGGCGAGCCGGTTTGGCCACCTCACCCAGGACTGCCGGACCCTCCTTGTTCAGCTTCTTCATCATCGCGAAGTACGTCGGCGGCTCAGGCTGGCCTTTCAGGATCTCATCGACGAAAGCGTCGCTGTCCGTAGACTTCAGTGCCCAATTGGAGACCCTCTCGTAGCCTAGCGAACTGACTGGGACTCCTCCCAGGCTTTTGCCGCATGCGGAGCCCGAGCCGTGCCCGGGCCAAATGATCATGCCGTCTTTGAACGGTTTGAGCTTCTGGACGGACTCGTACTGTTGTTTCGCGCCGATTACCATCGTGCCCTTAATGTTCGCCGCGCGCTCGAGCAGATCAGGCCGCCCGACGTCGCCTACGAAGACAAAGTCGCCGGTGAATGCGCCAAGCGGGACTTCGCTGGTCGCCTCATCGGTGAGTATGAACGCGATGTGCTCAGGCGTATGGCCTGGCGTCGCCATGACGTCTAACCGAGCGGGGCCGACCCGGATGGTGTCTCCGTCGCGCACGAGGGTCACTAATGGTTCGTTAGAGAACCCATACTTCCAGTCGATGTCTCCTTCGTCGCTCAGATACATCCGCGCGCCTGTCCTGTTGGAGAGCTCGCGAATCCCGCTCAGGAAGTCGGCGTGGATGTGCGTCTCTGTCACCGCCGTGATCTTGAGGCGTTCCTTCTTCGCTGCCTCCAAATACTGGTCGATGTTGCGGCTAGGGTCGATGACGATCGCTTCGCCAGCGGCCGGACACCCGATCATGTAGCTCGCCTGCGCGAGCTTCTCGTCATAGAACCGTTTTACAATCACTTTTAGCTGCTCCCGTCTCCGCACTGTACCTGCGGTTTTCGCGGTCTGTTCCAGGGCAGCAGGGCGAACAGGCTCGACATTCCGCAGATTCCGGTGAGTCCGGCAAACGTCAGCCCAGCGCCGACCCCCAGGGCGACGAAAATCCACCCGGACGCCACCGTCAGCGCGAGTATCGTTCCCAAGAGGATCAGCAGACCTGCGACCAGGCGAACTTGCCGCTCCAGCGGCCATCGAGCCGACTGCGACTGCACGGTGATGCAATCTGCAGCGCTCCATGCGTCTAGCCCTCCTTCCAAAACCAGTACTCGCGGCTTGCCCGCGCCGATGAGATCGCGGGACATCGCAGCCCGCCCTCCGGTCTGGCAGACGAGCACAACCTCGCATCGTTCGCTCAAGTCGTCCATCCGAAGCTCGATCTGGTCGAGAGGCACGTTGATCGACCCAGGCAGATGCCCTGCGTCGTACTCGCCTCTCGACCGAACGTCGACTAATTGCAAGCGGTCGCCTGAATCCAGTCGGCCCCTCAGACCCCCCGCGTCGATTCTGCCGTGACTGCTTTTTGTCATCTCCATGGATGTTTCCTCGTCATACGGTCCAGAGCATCGCTCGTCGCGATAGGGTTCACGATTGCAACTACGACCTAGGCCAAGCTGCCGCACAGAGAGTTGTCCAGCCCTTCGCGAACCAGCTTTCTTGCCCGATGGAGCCTCGATTTCACAGCAGGAACGGAAATGCCGAGAGTCTCGGCGGTCGCAATCGCTGATTCGCCGTTTATCTCGCGCAGGTCGTAGACGTCCCGGTACATCTCCGGCAGACTGTCCAGCACCTCAACGATGCAGTCGTGCATCTCGGCTTGCGCGAGCTGCGCGGCCCCCTCCAGCCCTGGCGACGTTGGCACGGGCATCCCGGCTTCAACTAGCGCATCTAGGCTGAGCAACGCGCCTGACTTCCTGGACGTCCGCAAGCGAATGCAAGCCCTGCTGGCAATGCTCGTCAGCCAGCTACGGAACGCGGTCGCTTCTTTGAGCTGGTCGCTCGCGCGGAACGCGCTGATGAGCGCCTCCATCAGCACGTCTTCGGCGTCATCTGCATCGCCGCATAGGCGTACCATCTGGCGGTAGACGGCGTCTTTGTGCCTGGCGATCTCCCTCTCGATGTCCATCTGTCTTCTAGGATATCAGAAGAACCTTCGGACGGGCAGGGGTCAGCGCCGCTTTTCGAATCCGAGCAGGCGCATCCCGTTGAAAACGACCATCAGGCTGACGCCCATGTCTGCGAACACGGCCATCCAGAGAGTCGCGAGCCCCATGAAGTCGAGCACGATGAACGCGGCCTTGATCGCGATGCTCGCTATTATGTTCTGCCACAGAATCGACCACGTCGCGCGGCTCAGGCGGAGGAAGCGGGGAAGGGCGGAGAGGTCGTCCTTCATCAGTGCGACGTCGGCGGTCTCGAGCGCGGCGTCCGTGCCGGCGGCGCCCATGGCGATGCCGACGTTAGCCCTGGCGAGGGCAGGCGTGTCGTTGATCCCGTCGCCGACCATGGCGATGATCTTTCCTTCACCGACCAAATTGTCGATCCACTCGAGCTTGTCCTCGGGGAGCATCTCCGCGTACTGATTGGTGATGCCTGCCTGCCCTGCGATTGCAGCGGCGGTCGTGGCGTTGTCGCCGGTGAGGAGGTGGGTCTCGATGCCGAGTTTGTGCAACTCTTCTATTGCCAACTTGGACGAATCCCTGAGCGCATCAGCGACTGCGATCAGAGCGACCGGCCCTCTGTCGCC is part of the Armatimonadota bacterium genome and harbors:
- a CDS encoding general secretion pathway protein GspK, which gives rise to MRQRGSAFIMALVAIVVLAAVLASAAANTRTMLKGQAHRIDEQRAERMAEAAIQFAIAQMLTVDTATVTFDDDWALIGEAGDEAIYVGDGYFRVEIIDAGSRVNLNLATREQFEILGLLPDQIDSILDWREPDLQPRIEGAKDEYYNALTDPYNVKLADFDTVDELLMVKGIDAQTLYEPPTETSGALTLLGGAVEDLPPLYDIFTVDSESPNVTPSGQPKLNVNTGAENEMVDLGIPEDLADAITDRRRDEGTFASWAELFQVPGVTLQNVDVLLDILTFATTNESRGMINVNTATEATLFSIPGLTSDIIQAILDRQGTFITLGDLAGIPGITLDALGGIAGMTTTGSQSFVIRAMGVFGGRSVALQAFVVLGEFGPEIRRTVRFPFADVAFRWGWNEEAGFDSELIN
- a CDS encoding PilN domain-containing protein, whose translation is MRADQPIPVIEWSQNGVRAYDPLADQTVVGADVREALAKIGSPPVVGLCLGRRASFVREFYTPNVSRQDARTVIQLQLKQLFPLDPADVAFDFWPSEELTSEGRITTVAAASGETLRAARKAVEEAGAKIAWSAPSAVGSASLAGDSAEAVIVDAHNGDLTLDVVKRGKVVHSRIVTDPGDVDGRNAELERTIAAASLNGATVLVASGVDLGSDTTRTDSSALKAMASHSAGLLDIELPEHYAKRVKRSIQNRARLAVFSWAAVLIVGTFFYLGRYDAAKVISDATVVANRRQSSAESALAGRRDSLNSATRKVSVLNQAFAPSQPAVDVLTLVSNSMPEGAWLTGLTWERGKPIQIRGTALNRDLVSGLIASLALNERLRDVELQYANDGEIETTPVVQFNVTAHVVGNLPLAETTRKARRTRR
- a CDS encoding HD domain-containing protein, whose translation is MSRGKGRALWRKVLAPIAVLVGVAIVEVLTTTFSGYPEAAPIVLVAVIVSGFVAGLESGVLSSLIAVAYALFMVASRHPQHDTDALICVHAVFLATAAPVLGIMAGALRNKVNRTAETLQNHLGNTPLGVIEMYDDFEIRIWAGSAESIFGFGGEEVVGKNLFDLPGIFFGDDDSNEAKKVLEQLGKGDASCAVHHSRSEGTNGSPGHSRWFWSSTLESRWKESRYLVLVEDITERVHAEEQLEKSKSELIDRLVRAVECRDDKTGFHIIRISLFCEALGRAVGLATEECKLLRQASPMHDIGKIGIPDKILLKPGKLSDEELAIIRKHPIIGANILAGSDHSLIEMAEQIALTHHEKWNGTGYPSGLRESDIPLSGRICAVCDVFDALVSSRPYKQAWGVDEAVKELRNLAGIHLDPQLVEHFLEILPEIEELMAEYSDNTQANLQRRAG
- a CDS encoding DUF4091 domain-containing protein, with the translated sequence MMISSLQIAFLLFAFDGVAAGPSTGNTYLLVAESSMVKVLPDVPLTDGPHRETVKFAVAGGEVEAGQIVIAAGTEPLRDVEFSVSELKGPDGVVLPESAVTLSVMGYVLTKVDERIVFPYERTGWFPDPILPFVERFDVEAGKVQSLWLSVTCPAGQSAGVYRGRVTVSPANAAEQTIPVEVRVFGFDIPKERSFPFMIATFENELERLHGDAWNQDMYWRYVDFLQAHRVNMNNAYRQNEEPPTVEFVKRLVASGLDSWCLRYIRQPKTADSDSGEEIAGYDEYVTRGIEEAKAAYEVFKKAGAADLCYIYMFDEVREDLFDTLMDVAKRVREALPGVRTLTSARDPNYGTENGLSEVIDVWITPIFAFDSEEYIPKIKAARANGNRVTWYTTFWPGYPYPDFQVEHDAVGIRLLLGAMTQKYKPDGFGYWASDWWFGNDSPITKGPYTDWNPFTGVSNGDGSIICPGPDGPLTTIRFENFRDGIEDYEYYVLLEKAIAAARERGVPDARLESAEALLTVPEKLVKALNDYSRDVRLLEGHRLQIAEAIEGLSRGD
- a CDS encoding MBL fold metallo-hydrolase; this encodes MIVKRFYDEKLAQASYMIGCPAAGEAIVIDPSRNIDQYLEAAKKERLKITAVTETHIHADFLSGIRELSNRTGARMYLSDEGDIDWKYGFSNEPLVTLVRDGDTIRVGPARLDVMATPGHTPEHIAFILTDEATSEVPLGAFTGDFVFVGDVGRPDLLERAANIKGTMVIGAKQQYESVQKLKPFKDGMIIWPGHGSGSACGKSLGGVPVSSLGYERVSNWALKSTDSDAFVDEILKGQPEPPTYFAMMKKLNKEGPAVLGEVAKPARQSAESLTDVLSGENTVVDIRDSGKVMAGLLPGSVHIAMAKGFTNWAGWLVPYDKPIYFLAESEQQVSQAVRDLVTIGLDDVRGWYGPEEIQSYASNNGELMTVEQTRASEMADMAASGNTVILDVRSATEREEGFVPGSLHIPLGYLESRLDELPKGKRVIVHCAGGVRSCTAASILKNNGFQDVCNLTGGFDEYVEAGLRVQEPALA